In Planctomycetota bacterium, the sequence CGTAAACAGGGGCCGCTGGGAGATTGACTTCCAGACGGTGACCCCGCGCGTCGATCGAGGGTCGACTCATTTCGATGGCACGGGCCACGACTTCCGACAAGTCGACCGGCTCGCGCTTGAGCACAATCGAACCACGAGTAGCGCGCGACATGTCGAGCAAGTCGTCGACTAGCCGGACCATTTGTTGCACTTGTCGATCGAGGACGTCATGCACCCATTCCAACTCCGGACTCACGGCCACATGATGGTGCAGGATGTCCACGGCGCTGCGAATGGGGGCCAAGGGGTTGCGAAGTTCGTGAGCCAACATCGCCAGGAATTCGTTCTTGCGACGATCGCTTTCCTGAATGTTGTGATACAAGCGCGCGTTCTCCAGCGCGGTTGCCGCGCGGTCGGCCAACGTCTTGCAAAACAAGACGTCGTCCTGATGGAACTCTCGTTCGCCGTGCCCCACCGCTACCGTCATGACTCCAGCGAGTCCCCCTCGGGCGCGAAGCGGGACGATGATCGCCGAGGTGGGAGTGAAATCGATTGGCGTGTCTCGCGGCGGCGCGGCCTGTGATGCGCCTTGCGACAATACCTCTCGACTGCCCAACCATTCCGGAATCTCGCTATTGATCACCTGCCGCAACGGCTCGCGCAGAATGTGAGGCAGGATCGGCGCCCCGTTGGTCGAAAACGATTGCATCAAGCCCGAGGCGTTGATCCAGGAAACTTGCCGCTCGCGGGGCCGGCCTTGATCGTCGATCAAACTGATAAAGCACGCATCAGCCAGGGACGGCACAATGTGGCGCGTCAGCGCCAACAACGAACGGTCGGAATACAACGTCTTGGAAAGTACCACGCTCGCTTCGGCCAAAAACGCCGAGCGGCGCATCAACTCTTCGGCCGCGGCCCGAGCTTCCTGCTCGCGCGCCAAGGCGATCTGAGCCTCGGCTTGCCGTTTTACTTGCTCGGTGGCCCTAAATAGATTGACGAACACCGCCACCTTGGTGCGTAACACGTTGGGGACCACCGGTGACAGAATATAGTCGACGGCCCCGAGCGAGTAGCTTTGGCTGGCCAGCAAGTCGTCGCTAAACGCGGTCACGAAGATAATCGGCGTGTTTGCGCAGCGCGGATGCTGGCGAATCAACTCGGCCGTTTCAAAACCGTCCATGTCCGGCATGTTGATGTCGAGCAGGATGACAGCGAATTCCCGGTCCAACAACAGCCTCAGCGCGTCGCGTCCGCTGGACGCCGTGACCACATTCTCATCCAACTCCTCCAGAACAGTACACAAGGCCAGCAGCTTGTCGCACTGGTCGTCGACAATCAGGATGTTGACTCGTTCGTTGTTCATTATCGCCAACCTTTCCGCGGGCCGCCTTTCGCCGCGCAACCAAACCAGGTCTCGACCTGACGTGCCCGAACGTCGTCTTCTCCCTTTAGCGGTGCAGCCAGGCTCGCAACGCCGACAACATTTGCTCGGTGTCGACAGGCTTGGACAGATAGTCCCACGCTCCAGCCTCGATGCACCGCTCGCGGTCTCCCTTCATCGCCTTGGCGGTGACGGCAATGATCGGCAAGTCCTTGAACCGGGCCATGGCACGAATGGCACGAATGGTCTCGTAGCCGTCCATCTCGGGCATCATGATATCCATCAGCACGACGTCGACTTCGGGGTCGTTTTGCAAGATGGCAATCGCGCCGCGTCCGGTTTCCGCCGACACGATGACCATGTTGTGCTGTTCGAGAGCGCTCGACAGGGCAAAGATGTTGCGAATATCGTCGTCGACGATCAGCACCTTCTTGCCGGCCAGGACTTTGTCCGAACGACGCAACTGGTCGAGCAATTGCTGCTTGTCTTCCGGCAGATGCCTGAGCGGAAAGTGGAGCAGCAGCATCGCCTGATCGAACAGCCGATTCAGGCTCAGCGAGCGTTGGACGATCGAGCGTTCGAGCAACGCTTTGATATTCAGGCTTTCCTCGTCCGCCAGCGGGCCGTCGCTATACAGCAGGAACGACAACCGATGCGGAGAATGCTCCGCCGTCTCGATCTCGACCAGCGATTCGTAATCGCCCTGAGTTTCGTCGACATCGATCAACACGCAGTCGATGGGTTGCTCGCCCAGGACTTGAGCCGCCTGCTCTAGATTGCCAACGTCCACGATCTCGATCTGATCTTGTTGCAGCAACTTGGCGAATTGCTCGCGCTTGCCGCCATCGGGCTCGACAATCAGCAAGCGGCGATGCCGCCGTTGGCCGAACTCGGCGACTTCGTCGATCAGCCGCTCGAGGGTTTCGCGGTTTTGCACCGGCTTGGTGATAAAGCCCAGCGCGCCAGCCGAGAAAGAGCGCTCGGCGAATTCTTCCGTCGAGACAATCCAAATCGGAATGTGTCGCGTTTGCAGATCGTTCTTCAATCGCTCCAGCACGCGCCAGCCGTCGATATCGGGCAGACAGATATCAAGCAGAATCGCTTCCGGCTCGTAATCCTGCGCCATGGGAAGCGAAGCTGTCCCCAGCGAAGTGACCAGGCCTTTGCATCCCCGTTCGCGAATCACCTCCAACAACAGTTTCGCGAAAGGCAGATCGTTTTCCACGATCAACATCCGGCGATCCGTGGCCCGCAACGAATCGCGATCAT encodes:
- a CDS encoding response regulator, which codes for MNNERVNILIVDDQCDKLLALCTVLEELDENVVTASSGRDALRLLLDREFAVILLDINMPDMDGFETAELIRQHPRCANTPIIFVTAFSDDLLASQSYSLGAVDYILSPVVPNVLRTKVAVFVNLFRATEQVKRQAEAQIALAREQEARAAAEELMRRSAFLAEASVVLSKTLYSDRSLLALTRHIVPSLADACFISLIDDQGRPRERQVSWINASGLMQSFSTNGAPILPHILREPLRQVINSEIPEWLGSREVLSQGASQAAPPRDTPIDFTPTSAIIVPLRARGGLAGVMTVAVGHGEREFHQDDVLFCKTLADRAATALENARLYHNIQESDRRKNEFLAMLAHELRNPLAPIRSAVDILHHHVAVSPELEWVHDVLDRQVQQMVRLVDDLLDMSRATRGSIVLKREPVDLSEVVARAIEMSRPSIDARGHRLEVNLPAAPVYVDGDLIRLTQVLGNLLNNAAKFTEPGGQICLTLEHEGQEAAIHIRDNGIGIPTEMLPSVFELFTQVNNSLDRSYGGMGIGLTLVRHLVELHGGRVDARSEGPGQGSEFVVRLPILVGHMAPPLVPDDASNGEDSANGAHRILLVDDNADAALSLAMLLRCFGHEVESYHEGAAALEAAEELRPEVALIDISMPGMDGYQVARRLRSLPGLQGIVLIALTGYGREEDRRQSYAAGFDHHLVKPIKLDELNQLLASLKSDQEAKAGTAE